One Cupriavidus necator N-1 DNA window includes the following coding sequences:
- a CDS encoding SDR family oxidoreductase, translating to MNKALNGKIALVTGAGSGIGHASALAFARAGATVVVSDMLLERCEAVVSEITREGGSASARQCDVRDPRQIDALFQTVLESYGQLDCAFNNAGVGGPITPLAEYPDDAWSEVIGTNLASVFHCMKHEIRQMVKQGAGSIVNCASVTGLNGMRGMPVYSAAKHGILGLTKSAALDYAQQGVRINAVCPGVIHTPAVDQWIEKDPDGARQFMREMTAREPIGRLGTPDEVASAVVWLCSPGASFMIGHGLAVDGGYTAQ from the coding sequence ATGAACAAGGCTTTGAACGGGAAGATCGCTCTCGTCACGGGAGCCGGCTCAGGCATCGGCCATGCGTCCGCGCTGGCGTTCGCCCGCGCGGGAGCCACGGTAGTGGTGTCGGACATGCTGCTGGAGCGGTGCGAGGCGGTGGTCAGCGAGATCACGCGCGAGGGTGGCAGTGCCAGCGCCCGGCAGTGTGATGTCCGGGATCCCCGACAGATCGACGCACTGTTTCAAACCGTGCTGGAGTCCTACGGACAACTGGATTGCGCGTTCAACAACGCCGGGGTTGGCGGACCGATCACGCCCCTTGCCGAATATCCCGATGACGCCTGGTCCGAGGTCATCGGCACCAATCTCGCCAGCGTCTTTCATTGCATGAAGCATGAGATCCGCCAGATGGTCAAACAGGGAGCAGGATCCATCGTCAACTGTGCGTCGGTAACGGGCCTTAACGGCATGCGCGGCATGCCGGTCTATTCCGCCGCGAAGCACGGCATCCTGGGCTTGACGAAGTCCGCCGCGCTCGACTATGCGCAGCAGGGCGTGCGCATTAATGCCGTCTGTCCGGGCGTCATCCATACACCGGCAGTGGACCAATGGATCGAAAAGGATCCCGACGGCGCCAGGCAGTTCATGCGGGAAATGACGGCCAGGGAGCCCATCGGCCGGCTCGGCACGCCCGACGAGGTCGCCAGCGCGGTGGTCTGGCTGTGCAGCCCGGGCGCCAGCTTCATGATCGGCCACGGCCTCGCCGTCGACGGCGGCTACACGGCGCAATGA
- a CDS encoding ferredoxin: MKVRIKNELCVGHGMCRLACPQIFHLNDQDGHAYILTEEVPPELEDGVEFAIGSCPEQAIEIFE; this comes from the coding sequence ATGAAAGTACGAATCAAGAACGAACTGTGCGTGGGACATGGCATGTGCCGGCTTGCCTGTCCGCAGATTTTCCACCTAAACGATCAGGACGGGCATGCCTATATTCTGACCGAGGAAGTGCCGCCGGAACTGGAGGACGGCGTCGAATTCGCCATCGGCAGTTGCCCCGAGCAGGCGATCGAGATCTTCGAGTGA
- a CDS encoding thiolase family protein, with translation MDSAVTICAIHEMKPGRYPGLGPHDIFHAVLNGALSEWSIRPQDIDGLLTCPGGQASGATDAYIHERLIAELGIQPGFAETISSGGATFALMVQRASMAIAAGQANTVLCIGAGKFMKPGAGAAEMMARAISEEDFEFPYGTFVPALYALIAQQFMAERGVTRADLARVAVSARKWALLNPDARMHDQGPITIGDVMQSRPIAEPFHYLDCSVPSDGGGAILVTRADIGKRLSGRPAYVKGYGESHLSGSISSTRNLTQTGAVVSGEQAFRRAGLTPADIDVVELYDAFTAAPLLLLENLGFCERGASGRFVQSGATDPGGSLPMNTNGGLLSFGHTGDASGMSVLIEGARQVMGLAGANQVRQAENALIHCYGGMMYDHATLILGSEP, from the coding sequence TTGGACAGTGCTGTAACGATTTGCGCAATCCATGAAATGAAGCCCGGGCGTTATCCCGGCCTCGGCCCGCACGATATATTTCACGCCGTCCTGAATGGCGCGCTATCCGAATGGTCTATCCGGCCGCAGGATATCGACGGGCTGCTGACCTGTCCCGGGGGGCAGGCATCCGGTGCGACCGATGCGTACATTCATGAACGACTGATCGCGGAATTGGGGATCCAGCCCGGATTTGCGGAAACCATTTCTTCCGGCGGCGCAACCTTTGCCTTGATGGTGCAGCGGGCTTCGATGGCCATCGCAGCCGGGCAAGCGAACACGGTCCTATGCATCGGGGCGGGAAAGTTCATGAAGCCGGGCGCGGGTGCAGCCGAAATGATGGCGCGCGCCATCAGCGAGGAAGATTTCGAGTTCCCGTATGGCACCTTCGTTCCCGCCCTGTATGCGCTGATTGCGCAGCAGTTCATGGCCGAACGCGGCGTGACCCGCGCGGATCTGGCCAGGGTGGCGGTATCCGCCCGCAAGTGGGCGCTGCTCAATCCGGATGCGCGCATGCATGATCAGGGACCGATCACGATTGGCGATGTGATGCAGTCTCGCCCGATCGCGGAGCCTTTCCATTACCTCGATTGCTCGGTCCCATCCGATGGTGGCGGCGCGATCCTCGTGACGCGCGCCGATATCGGCAAACGGCTGTCCGGCCGGCCGGCTTACGTCAAGGGTTATGGGGAGAGCCACTTGAGCGGCTCCATCAGCAGTACCCGCAACCTCACGCAGACGGGTGCCGTGGTTTCCGGCGAGCAGGCATTCCGGCGCGCAGGGCTTACTCCTGCCGATATCGATGTCGTCGAGCTCTACGATGCCTTTACCGCGGCGCCCTTGCTATTGCTGGAGAACCTCGGCTTCTGCGAACGTGGCGCTTCCGGTCGTTTCGTTCAGTCCGGCGCGACCGATCCCGGCGGCAGTCTGCCGATGAATACCAACGGTGGCCTGCTCTCCTTCGGCCATACCGGGGACGCCTCCGGCATGTCGGTCCTGATCGAAGGCGCGCGTCAGGTGATGGGGCTGGCCGGAGCGAACCAGGTCAGGCAGGCCGAGAACGCGCTGATCCATTGCTACGGAGGAATGATGTACGACCATGCAACCCTCATCCTGGGAAGCGAACCATGA
- the pqqC gene encoding pyrroloquinoline-quinone synthase PqqC has product MHLTDPLSTSREEGDAWTRLEFEARLRDMGKRYHIHHPFNVRLNSGECSPQQIRGWVANRFYYQINIPLKDAAILSNCGDRATRREWVVRLLDHDGWGEQEGGIEAWTRLGKAVGLSREALWSLELVVPGVRFAVDAYVNFAQRAPWQEGVCASLTEMFAPQIHRDRLAAWPLNYPWIAADGLEYFRSRIPLAQRDVDHGLRVTLDHFTTRSQQERALGILQFKLDILWQMLDAIEHAFPG; this is encoded by the coding sequence ATGCACCTGACCGATCCGTTATCCACCAGTCGTGAGGAAGGGGATGCCTGGACGCGCCTGGAATTTGAAGCGCGCCTGCGCGACATGGGCAAGCGGTACCATATTCATCATCCTTTCAATGTTCGCCTGAACAGCGGTGAGTGCTCGCCGCAGCAGATACGCGGCTGGGTAGCCAACCGTTTTTACTACCAGATCAATATACCGCTCAAGGACGCGGCCATTCTTTCTAACTGCGGTGACCGGGCCACGCGACGCGAATGGGTGGTGCGATTGCTCGATCACGACGGCTGGGGAGAGCAAGAGGGCGGCATTGAGGCGTGGACACGCCTGGGTAAGGCTGTCGGGCTGTCGCGCGAGGCGCTCTGGTCGCTCGAACTGGTGGTCCCGGGGGTGCGCTTCGCGGTCGATGCCTATGTCAACTTCGCCCAGAGAGCTCCCTGGCAGGAAGGGGTCTGCGCCTCGCTGACCGAGATGTTCGCGCCACAGATCCATCGGGATCGTCTTGCCGCGTGGCCGCTAAATTATCCGTGGATTGCAGCAGATGGACTCGAATACTTCCGCTCGCGCATTCCGCTTGCTCAGCGCGACGTCGATCATGGTCTGCGCGTCACGCTCGATCACTTCACCACCCGGAGCCAGCAAGAACGCGCGCTAGGCATCCTGCAATTCAAGCTCGACATCCTCTGGCAGATGCTGGACGCAATTGAACATGCGTTCCCAGGTTGA
- the pqqB gene encoding pyrroloquinoline quinone biosynthesis protein PqqB, whose translation MKIKVLGSAAGGGLPQWNCNCANCAAVRRGDPGITARTQSSLCISENDRDWVLLNASPDILQQIRATPELQPARALRDSGIVCALVTDAQIDHTAGLLLLRERQTPLPLHATPSVWAELREGFPLGPMLSHYCGLDYREIPMNGRGFRIPGLPHTRFTAVPLSSAAPPYSPNRNRPAPDDNIGLLIENETSGAVVFYAPGLGQIDTPVREAMAGADLLLIDGTFWQEDEMMRVGLSTKSASDMGHLPQSGPTGMIAALGGLPDISGRAAARQRKVLIHINNTNPILRDDSPERRELDRHGIEVAVDGMTFCV comes from the coding sequence ATGAAGATCAAGGTGCTAGGCTCGGCCGCGGGCGGCGGACTGCCGCAGTGGAATTGCAATTGTGCAAACTGCGCCGCGGTGCGCCGGGGCGACCCGGGCATCACGGCCCGCACGCAATCCTCGCTGTGCATTTCCGAAAACGATAGAGACTGGGTGCTGCTCAATGCCTCGCCGGACATCCTGCAGCAGATTCGGGCCACCCCGGAATTGCAGCCCGCCCGCGCCCTGCGCGATAGCGGCATTGTGTGCGCGCTCGTGACGGACGCCCAGATCGACCACACGGCTGGCCTCTTGCTCCTGCGCGAGCGTCAGACGCCGTTGCCGCTGCATGCAACGCCATCCGTCTGGGCGGAGCTGCGCGAAGGCTTTCCGCTTGGTCCGATGCTGTCGCATTACTGCGGGCTCGACTACCGGGAAATCCCGATGAACGGGAGAGGGTTCAGGATTCCCGGACTGCCGCATACGCGCTTCACCGCTGTCCCGCTGTCCAGTGCAGCCCCTCCTTACTCGCCGAACCGCAATCGGCCTGCGCCAGATGACAACATCGGTCTGCTGATCGAGAACGAAACCAGCGGCGCTGTTGTCTTCTATGCGCCCGGCCTCGGCCAGATCGATACGCCCGTTCGCGAAGCGATGGCTGGGGCTGATCTGCTGTTGATTGATGGCACATTCTGGCAAGAAGATGAAATGATGCGCGTCGGGCTGTCGACGAAGTCGGCGAGTGATATGGGCCACTTGCCGCAGAGCGGACCGACCGGCATGATCGCCGCGCTTGGTGGTCTGCCCGATATCTCCGGCCGGGCTGCCGCGCGGCAGCGCAAGGTCCTGATTCACATCAACAACACCAACCCGATTCTGCGAGACGACAGCCCGGAGCGGCGTGAGCTCGACCGCCACGGGATCGAAGTGGCCGTCGACGGCATGACCTTTTGTGTGTGA
- a CDS encoding Zn-ribbon domain-containing OB-fold protein, whose protein sequence is MTAKPKPKVSSLNAPYWEGTAVGELRLRHCQKCEALFRFTHPRCPCCWSDDLDWKRARGKGTVATFTVVHVAPFPAMESSVPYILALVDLEEGVRMMCNIVLCDPLEARIGMAVSVAFEDRDGISLPQFKPSEM, encoded by the coding sequence ATGACAGCAAAGCCCAAGCCGAAGGTCAGCAGCTTGAATGCCCCGTACTGGGAAGGTACGGCGGTTGGGGAACTGCGTCTGCGGCATTGCCAAAAATGCGAGGCCTTGTTCCGCTTTACCCATCCGCGTTGCCCCTGTTGCTGGTCGGACGACCTTGACTGGAAGCGAGCCCGGGGCAAGGGGACGGTGGCGACATTTACCGTCGTGCATGTCGCGCCTTTTCCGGCCATGGAGAGTTCCGTTCCCTACATCCTCGCGCTGGTGGACCTGGAAGAGGGCGTTCGCATGATGTGCAATATCGTGCTTTGCGATCCGCTTGAAGCGCGCATCGGCATGGCGGTTTCAGTCGCATTCGAGGATCGCGACGGCATCTCTCTGCCCCAGTTCAAGCCGAGCGAAATGTGA
- a CDS encoding enoyl-CoA hydratase — MEYQDITYEVVGAVARICHNRPAKANAESERLLAEMDDALQRAKTDDRVGAVIIGGTGKHFSSGHDLTDPLSTRRGLNTERAWVWETERYLGNAMRIWDFPKPTIAQVQGACVAGGFMVANMCDLVVAADDAFFSDPVNHSLGVAAVEVLVHPWVLGLRKAKELLFTGQRISATEAREWGMVNHVVPRAELEAFTLELAQRIAAAPPMSTQMLKRSLNRTADMMGFRTSVMAHFDTHHVTHSTDEHKAIMDAGRERTIQSAKKVQGDA; from the coding sequence ATGGAATATCAGGACATAACGTACGAGGTTGTCGGCGCCGTGGCGCGCATTTGCCACAATCGTCCGGCCAAGGCCAACGCCGAGAGCGAACGTCTGCTCGCGGAAATGGACGATGCGCTGCAAAGGGCCAAAACCGATGATCGGGTCGGGGCGGTCATCATCGGCGGAACAGGAAAGCATTTTTCTTCCGGGCACGACCTGACCGATCCGCTTTCGACTCGCCGTGGGCTGAATACCGAGCGGGCCTGGGTCTGGGAAACCGAACGCTACCTCGGCAATGCCATGCGCATCTGGGATTTTCCAAAGCCGACGATTGCGCAGGTGCAGGGCGCTTGCGTGGCTGGCGGCTTCATGGTGGCCAATATGTGCGACCTGGTCGTGGCTGCTGATGATGCCTTCTTCAGCGACCCCGTGAATCACAGCCTGGGCGTGGCCGCGGTCGAAGTGCTGGTGCATCCCTGGGTGCTGGGCTTGCGCAAGGCCAAGGAGCTCCTGTTTACCGGCCAGCGTATCAGTGCCACGGAAGCCAGGGAGTGGGGCATGGTCAATCACGTGGTGCCCCGCGCCGAACTGGAGGCATTCACGCTGGAACTTGCCCAGCGGATCGCGGCGGCGCCGCCCATGAGCACACAGATGCTGAAGCGCTCGCTGAACCGGACGGCTGACATGATGGGCTTCCGGACGTCCGTGATGGCGCATTTCGACACCCACCACGTCACGCATTCCACCGACGAGCACAAGGCGATCATGGACGCGGGACGGGAGCGCACCATCCAGTCGGCGAAGAAGGTCCAGGGCGACGCCTGA
- the pqqD gene encoding pyrroloquinoline quinone biosynthesis peptide chaperone PqqD — MTEWDLSTPVLNVGFRLQWEAAQQAHVLLFPEGMIRLNVSAAEILKRCDGTRVTDELVTELETVFSVQGIRAEVQAFLAHATQRGWVGWVRE; from the coding sequence ATGACCGAATGGGATCTTTCCACCCCCGTCTTGAATGTCGGATTTCGCCTTCAGTGGGAGGCAGCGCAACAGGCGCACGTGCTGCTGTTTCCGGAAGGGATGATCCGTCTGAATGTTAGCGCGGCAGAGATTCTCAAACGCTGTGACGGCACGCGTGTCACGGATGAGCTCGTGACTGAACTTGAGACGGTCTTTAGCGTGCAGGGTATTCGAGCAGAGGTTCAAGCGTTTCTGGCGCATGCGACACAACGTGGCTGGGTCGGCTGGGTGCGCGAATGA
- a CDS encoding PQQ-dependent dehydrogenase, methanol/ethanol family translates to MSEMDSTAAVPAMTEQGCPAGLPGSRPTTVLATCLRLTIAAFLALGTSGVPAAPGAQASAHRLADGNTGGDWAGWGRTYGEQHFSPLSEINGGNVNKLGLAWSVDLPPGNAVSVPLAVGGTLFYTTGYSVIHAVNAASGKPLWRFDPKAAEAAGERLRQGWGSRGIAWWNGMIFTGTQDGRLIAVNAATGREIWSTQTLEPGDHRFISGAPRVFDGKVIIGHGGADSGAARGYVTAYDARTGKQLWRFWTVPGNPANGFENDAMKMAARTWSGEWWKFGGGGTVWNAMSYDADTDTVFIGTGNGAPWNHRIRSKGKGDNLFLCSIVAIDGKTGAYKWHYQVNPGESWDYNAAMDMHLADLAINGTMRKVLIQAPKNGFLYVIDRLTGQLISAEKIAKVTWADRIDIATGRPVEHPGARFPDGTTFEMWPSNSGAHSWQPSAYSPLTRLVYIPVRETGIAMNDQGIDPDTWTYQGGNKPNLGLNLAPVKPDPLNNTSRLLAWDPVARQEAWRVATPGAWNGGLMATAGNLVFQGQIDGRINGYDSKTGRRLWSFDAGAGILAPPITYTANGKQYLTVLTGVGTSAGIDSSQLAATPDYRTQQRRVLTFALNGKAVLSANKTVVPEPVRDADYRPDNQMAMRGMMTFLSHCIECHGIGAIAAGAAPDLRASAIPLYGEAFRHIVHGGALVSQGMPRFTEFTGPQLDDLRQYIRSEAAAWRQRESERNPG, encoded by the coding sequence ATGAGCGAAATGGATTCCACCGCGGCAGTGCCGGCAATGACCGAACAGGGTTGCCCGGCCGGCTTGCCAGGATCGCGCCCGACGACAGTACTGGCGACCTGCCTGCGGCTGACAATCGCCGCTTTCCTTGCGCTTGGCACAAGCGGGGTCCCGGCCGCCCCCGGCGCGCAAGCCTCTGCGCATCGGCTTGCCGATGGCAATACAGGCGGGGACTGGGCAGGCTGGGGACGCACCTACGGCGAGCAGCACTTCAGTCCCTTAAGCGAAATTAACGGCGGCAATGTCAACAAGCTGGGGCTCGCCTGGTCCGTCGACCTGCCTCCCGGCAATGCGGTAAGCGTACCGCTTGCGGTTGGCGGCACGCTCTTTTACACCACCGGCTACAGTGTGATCCATGCGGTCAACGCCGCCAGCGGCAAGCCGCTCTGGCGATTCGATCCGAAAGCGGCGGAAGCGGCCGGCGAAAGGCTGAGGCAGGGCTGGGGCAGCCGCGGCATCGCCTGGTGGAACGGCATGATTTTCACAGGCACCCAGGACGGACGCCTGATCGCAGTGAATGCCGCCACCGGGCGCGAAATCTGGAGCACGCAAACGCTCGAACCCGGCGACCATCGCTTCATCAGCGGCGCACCACGCGTCTTTGACGGCAAGGTCATCATCGGCCATGGCGGAGCGGATTCCGGCGCCGCGCGCGGCTACGTGACCGCCTATGATGCCCGGACCGGCAAGCAGCTGTGGCGCTTCTGGACGGTGCCGGGCAACCCCGCGAATGGATTTGAAAATGACGCCATGAAAATGGCGGCCCGGACCTGGTCAGGCGAGTGGTGGAAATTCGGCGGCGGCGGCACGGTCTGGAACGCGATGAGCTATGACGCCGATACCGATACTGTCTTTATCGGCACCGGCAATGGCGCTCCGTGGAACCATCGCATCCGCAGCAAAGGCAAGGGCGACAACCTCTTTCTTTGCTCGATTGTGGCCATCGACGGCAAGACTGGAGCCTACAAATGGCACTATCAGGTCAATCCCGGCGAAAGCTGGGATTACAACGCCGCCATGGACATGCACCTGGCCGACCTTGCGATCAATGGAACGATGCGCAAGGTGCTGATCCAGGCGCCCAAGAACGGGTTCCTTTATGTCATTGACCGTCTTACCGGACAACTGATCTCCGCAGAAAAAATCGCCAAGGTCACATGGGCCGACCGCATCGACATCGCCACGGGCCGGCCGGTGGAACACCCGGGCGCCCGTTTTCCCGATGGCACCACCTTCGAAATGTGGCCCAGCAACAGCGGCGCCCATAGTTGGCAGCCATCCGCGTACAGCCCCCTGACCAGGCTGGTGTACATCCCGGTGAGGGAAACCGGGATTGCGATGAACGACCAGGGGATCGACCCGGACACCTGGACATATCAAGGGGGGAACAAGCCGAACCTTGGCCTCAATCTCGCGCCAGTCAAGCCCGACCCGCTGAACAACACCAGCCGCCTGCTCGCCTGGGATCCGGTCGCACGCCAGGAGGCATGGCGCGTCGCCACCCCCGGTGCCTGGAACGGGGGCTTGATGGCAACCGCGGGCAACCTGGTATTTCAGGGCCAGATCGATGGCAGGATCAACGGCTATGACAGCAAGACGGGACGGCGCCTGTGGTCCTTTGACGCTGGTGCAGGCATCCTGGCGCCGCCCATTACCTACACCGCGAATGGCAAGCAATATCTCACCGTGTTGACCGGCGTCGGGACCAGCGCAGGCATCGACAGTAGCCAGCTCGCGGCGACACCTGACTACCGCACCCAACAGCGGCGTGTCCTCACGTTCGCGTTGAATGGGAAGGCTGTGCTGTCAGCGAACAAGACCGTCGTGCCCGAACCTGTCCGCGATGCTGACTACCGCCCGGATAACCAGATGGCAATGCGGGGCATGATGACCTTCCTGTCGCACTGTATCGAGTGCCACGGAATCGGAGCCATCGCCGCCGGCGCGGCGCCTGACCTCAGAGCCTCGGCCATACCGCTGTATGGGGAGGCCTTCAGGCACATCGTTCATGGCGGCGCACTCGTGTCGCAGGGAATGCCGCGCTTTACCGAGTTTACCGGGCCGCAACTCGATGACCTGCGTCAGTATATCCGCTCGGAAGCAGCGGCATGGCGACAGCGTGAAAGCGAACGGAATCCCGGGTAA
- a CDS encoding cytochrome P450: MDLHDNSPAKATLSFDPAGSGHDAWSENFATSRKECPVFWSEAHGGYWTVANHESATRVARDWQTFSSQKSWDPATGHHEGGNVIPSIPGPAFIPVETDPPLWKRYRLLLNPFFAPKAAERFRPIAEEIATALMDRVIEKGSFDIVKDFSNPVPALTTLRILGIPFDADNWERFADPFHKLAYARELPEFPEVLANLEWIRGKLADLADACHQHPGDGLFSTLCHAEAEGASLSKQELVDIGMMLLVGGVGTTNALFANTMIYLDKHRAILERLVSNPDMLPIAIEEFVRFFSPVSGQARLVKCPVDVGSQHMRPGEPLLLALSSANRDESVFRNPDEVMVDRMPNPHIGFGGGNHRCLGSFFAREMFTAMFREMTKRMPDYAVDHDRASRYPCVASVNGWISAPARFTPGKKVGSAVKL, translated from the coding sequence ATGGATCTGCATGACAATAGCCCGGCCAAGGCAACGCTGAGTTTCGATCCGGCGGGAAGCGGCCACGACGCATGGAGCGAGAATTTCGCGACATCTCGCAAGGAGTGCCCCGTGTTCTGGTCGGAAGCCCATGGCGGCTACTGGACCGTGGCCAATCATGAATCGGCCACCCGCGTGGCGCGCGACTGGCAAACCTTCTCTTCGCAAAAATCCTGGGATCCGGCAACCGGTCATCATGAGGGTGGCAATGTCATTCCCTCCATTCCCGGACCGGCCTTCATCCCGGTGGAAACCGATCCGCCCCTGTGGAAGCGCTATCGCCTGCTCCTCAATCCGTTTTTCGCACCCAAGGCCGCGGAACGATTCCGTCCGATCGCGGAGGAAATCGCGACGGCACTGATGGATCGCGTGATCGAGAAGGGCTCGTTCGATATCGTCAAGGATTTCTCCAACCCCGTGCCTGCGCTCACGACGCTCAGGATCCTGGGCATTCCGTTTGATGCCGACAATTGGGAGCGTTTCGCCGACCCGTTCCACAAGCTCGCTTATGCCAGGGAACTGCCGGAATTTCCAGAGGTTCTGGCCAACCTCGAATGGATTCGCGGCAAGCTGGCCGACCTGGCGGATGCATGCCACCAGCATCCGGGGGACGGCCTGTTCAGCACCTTGTGCCATGCCGAAGCGGAAGGCGCTTCGCTGTCGAAACAGGAGTTGGTCGACATTGGCATGATGCTGCTGGTAGGCGGCGTTGGCACCACCAATGCGCTGTTTGCCAACACCATGATCTACCTCGACAAGCACCGCGCGATCCTGGAGCGGCTGGTTTCCAATCCGGACATGCTGCCGATCGCGATCGAGGAATTCGTCCGATTCTTTTCACCGGTTTCCGGCCAAGCGCGCCTCGTCAAATGCCCGGTCGATGTGGGCAGCCAGCACATGCGGCCGGGAGAGCCACTGCTGCTGGCCTTGTCTTCCGCCAACCGTGACGAGTCGGTGTTCAGGAATCCCGACGAGGTCATGGTCGACCGCATGCCGAATCCGCACATCGGCTTTGGCGGCGGCAATCACCGCTGCCTGGGCTCATTCTTCGCTCGCGAGATGTTCACCGCGATGTTCCGGGAAATGACGAAGCGCATGCCCGACTACGCTGTCGATCACGACCGTGCCAGCCGCTATCCGTGCGTCGCCTCCGTCAATGGCTGGATCTCCGCCCCCGCGCGCTTTACGCCCGGGAAAAAGGTTGGCTCGGCGGTCAAGCTATAA
- the pqqA gene encoding pyrroloquinoline quinone precursor peptide PqqA has translation MTWETPAYCEMRFGFEITMYIANR, from the coding sequence ATGACCTGGGAAACCCCCGCCTATTGCGAAATGCGCTTTGGCTTTGAAATTACCATGTACATCGCCAACCGCTGA
- a CDS encoding 4Fe-4S binding protein, with protein sequence MLLISDIALFILSFSSMLQEPSYHRQHLIDPAQCIRCNTCLESCPESAIQFDGANYIVDATICNDCGICKPDCPTGAIDNYRLVPREAPYSLADQSDWEALPEQGPLADGVAPDIVHEAGPGPQISVAPWSATRATTMLFPPAKPVVAKIKSNLRLTAEDAENDIRHIVLDFGEQPHGLLEGQTLAVVPPGSGTSGQPHHLRNYSVASTRHGETAGSNDVAFTVKRVVEARDSGIYRGIASNYLCDARPGDPVQCVGPFGNAFLLPLHPGAKLLMICVGTGVAPFRSFIQHRQRHPQPAAGPWILLYGGRSPQEMAYHDELGLLPAAEVDVRFAYSRLPEHPKTYVHDLLLHAGQEVASLLDDTETYIYICGLRAMEDGVMSAFETICTSSQKNWTELRKAMQEQGRLHIETY encoded by the coding sequence TTGCTGCTGATTTCTGACATCGCGTTATTCATTCTTTCGTTCAGTTCAATGCTCCAGGAACCCTCATACCACAGACAGCACCTGATCGATCCGGCGCAATGCATCCGGTGCAATACCTGTCTCGAATCGTGCCCCGAGTCAGCCATCCAGTTCGACGGCGCCAACTACATTGTGGATGCCACGATCTGCAACGATTGCGGGATATGTAAGCCCGATTGCCCCACGGGGGCGATCGACAACTACCGTCTCGTTCCCAGGGAAGCGCCCTACTCGCTGGCCGACCAGTCGGATTGGGAAGCCCTTCCGGAGCAGGGCCCGCTGGCGGATGGAGTGGCGCCGGACATCGTCCATGAGGCCGGCCCTGGCCCGCAGATATCCGTCGCCCCCTGGTCCGCAACCAGGGCAACGACCATGCTGTTCCCCCCCGCGAAGCCGGTGGTGGCGAAAATCAAGAGCAATCTCCGGCTGACCGCCGAGGATGCGGAGAACGATATCCGGCACATCGTCCTGGATTTCGGCGAGCAGCCGCATGGCTTGCTCGAGGGACAGACCCTTGCCGTAGTGCCGCCCGGCAGCGGCACCAGCGGACAGCCCCATCACTTGCGCAACTATTCGGTTGCGAGTACCCGGCACGGTGAGACGGCGGGATCCAACGATGTCGCCTTCACGGTGAAGCGTGTCGTGGAAGCCCGCGACAGCGGGATCTATCGGGGTATTGCATCTAATTACTTGTGCGACGCCCGGCCGGGCGACCCCGTGCAGTGCGTCGGCCCGTTTGGCAACGCGTTCCTGCTGCCGCTGCACCCGGGGGCGAAACTGCTCATGATCTGCGTAGGCACCGGCGTGGCGCCGTTCCGCTCGTTCATCCAGCACCGCCAGCGGCATCCGCAGCCGGCGGCAGGCCCCTGGATCCTGCTCTACGGAGGGCGCTCGCCCCAGGAGATGGCCTACCATGATGAATTGGGCCTGCTGCCTGCTGCCGAGGTGGACGTGCGCTTCGCCTATTCCCGTCTTCCGGAACATCCGAAGACGTATGTCCACGATCTGCTTTTGCATGCTGGCCAGGAGGTGGCCTCCCTTCTGGATGACACGGAAACCTACATCTATATTTGCGGTCTCCGAGCCATGGAAGACGGCGTCATGTCCGCGTTCGAGACGATTTGCACATCCAGCCAGAAGAACTGGACCGAGTTGCGCAAGGCAATGCAGGAACAAGGCCGCCTTCATATAGAAACCTACTAG